The window agggggggggggggggggaggacaaAAGTCCGTCGATTTTTTCTTCACGAAAATAAAGCGCAAAACTGTAATTGAAGAGTATAATAAAAACAATGGTAGttagtatttatttttttaatgatttCTGGAAAATCGACGGAGTGCTCGATTTTTTAAAACCAAGCAACTCTGTCTGTTTTTCTTTTATATCGGCTTTTCAATGCAAACTGAGATTTACTTATTTCATATAACTGATGGACGTCCCTCAAATTTAATCGAGATGGTACGTCATTTTTTCATTCCGAGGCACTACTTTTTGATGTTGTCAAATCCGTCAGTTTTTCCTCGAAGGCTATCATTTATAGCTCAATTAAATGAACTAGCCTAATAAAATTGAACAGTTATTCATAATTATTGGACTTAAATAGTTAAGAGTAAAGCACACAACATACTAAATAAGATCTTATATTATTAAATATATAGATTGTTAGCTTTGCACGACCTAAGTATCTGTCCTAAAGTGTTCCTACTTTTTGCCTATGGACAAATTAAATGCGTTACCGAACCTATTCTGCAAACGTGTTTGCGgaataagaaaaaacataaagGTAAAGGACACATTATTTTTATGTGGAAACCACCCAActcaaaaggtgataaaaaccaGGACCTGCAAACCTACAGGATTTTCCCCAACTTCATCACAACAACGAGCCAACTGCGAGTTACAAATTACAACCTCTGTAATCTAACTCTTACCTCAGCCTCGCTACCCAAACTTTGACTAGCAAGCTATCTCCAAATAGTAAACTTCCTACTTGGAGTTACAATTGTTTGTATCTACTTTAATGCTTCTAAATAAGCTGATAAAGATACACTTTGATAAACCAACCTAATACACAAATCTAGACTTTAGAACTGGGAAACATTATTCAGTAAAACAGCTCCATCGATCCTTCTCTGTGTAATAGGGATGCAACCTCgaattcttgaatattcttggatATATCTTCTTtgctcaatattctgaattctctctttgtaGGTGTGCAAACTTCTTGAAATGACCTGGGTATTTATAACATTATGCTTCGTAGGTCGGTTGAACACAAAACCCTTTCCTAGTCGGTCAATGACATGCACATAAAGTTTGTGGCGTACTTGGATTCTTGCCTTATTGAGTCGGCTTCTCTTCCTTGTAGAAGGATTACTAATACCTACAATTATGGtaaggaatctttcatacttgaccacCAAGTTCTTTTCATAattctgcaaatcctagttgttgtagaacttgccctggaacatgttcacgaacctgtttcatccacctggtttGTTTGCCTCTGAATCCTTGCATTGTTTGAGATAAAACATGTTCTTGTACCTGTTCCACCAATCTTTTTCATTCTTCATCTGCCGTTGAACTTCTTCTGAGATCTTGGCTGGAACATGTTGACAGATCTGTTTCATATAATTGTAAGCTCTGTGTCTGCAACTGGTCAACTTCACCTCTGATCACTTTAGGCTCTTCTTCATACAATGTCTTTGCTTCTAGGTCATTCATCCACTACACCTGATCACATGTGATCATTCCTCCTTCAGCATATGATGACTCTTTGCTAAAGAACTTGTTTTGCATACTTGTTCTATTTCTTCAATGAATTGCTTCTTTCACTGAGTCATCTATTCTCCCTTTGTTGTCTTGTTTAGTTATTCTATTCATATATCATTCATGCTATCTACTGAACATCTCTGTGTGCCTGGCTATGTCATCTTCTTCACCTCTTTGACTGTGTTTGTCTGCTTGTCTGTATCTGATGAAACATGCTTGTGGACCTGATTCATGTGCATTGCTTGAAGCTGTCTCTTGGGATCGATCAGGTCTTTGTACTAGTTCCATGTGCATTGCATTCTTACTCATTCAGGACATTGCACAGTGTTTGGAACATCTTCTTCAATTAGCCATAGGTATAACCTAGTTTGTCTTCTTCATGGTATCATGGTCAATCATTGTTCAtcttttgtcaatcatcaaaactcatataTGCATTAGTGCCGATATAGATATTTTTCCTTGTTTTGTCTTTAATGgcatttttaaaagaaaaaaacaagtgGGAGACCATCGGGGAAGGAGAAGGGCCTGCGCCTTTTAAGGACCCCTTTAGCGCAAGATATTCTTGCGTTAAAGGAGTTAACTGGACGAACGGTTAACTCCTTTAACACAAGAATTTCTGGTGCTAAAGGTACTTTAGTTATTTTTTTATAAGGTATTTTAGTCACTTTTTTTCTGGGTCATTTAGGTTCCAGACTCGAAAGAATGCGCatatgaaaagtttttttttatatcaaCTATAGTCACAGGTAGATGAATGTTTAATTGAATAATATGCTCAACTGATCTGTGTAAATTGAGGCTCAAATTGATGTTTGAAAGGAATTCCCTATATCACATTTTTTTTAGGCTTACTCAAGGACGAACAATAATTTAAGCGTGAGGTGTTGATGTTTGGCTACAAACTTCTATGTTTTGCTAGTATTCTCCTTGCATTTTAGTACTTTTTCGCAAGACCCCAAGGGTGAATTCCAATGCATGCTTAATATTTACTATGTTCTAGTCTGTAGGACGTAAGTTGAATGATAATCGAGGCAAAAGGAGCAAATCATTCTTTCATCTCCTACTTGTAATTTTATGATATTTAACCCCCGTGAATTTTCTAGCATGACTATGCGTGACTAGTTTCTTTAGTTCTAAGGTTATGGATTTCCGTTGTGTTGACATTTGAGGCCTGACGATAGTGTAGAGAGAAGGGTGCCAGTGACGGCCGCGATTGCAAGGGCCATGGGCCGCAATCGCGATGAGGGGCACCTAGACAGACTTAAACATTTCCCAGTTTAGGATTTGACATTtcaaattacatattttgagTCCAAGACCTCAAGTTGGAGTTATTTTGGAAGGGATTTCGAGATTCAACAAAGGGgtaagtttctaccttcattttaGTGATTAATTATGATTCTATGTCTATTagagttttaatttatttttgagTTGGAGAACAAAGGTCTTTATCCTGAAACTTTAAGAGAATATAATTTGAGGATTCGCGGAGCGATTAAGGGTTGGATTTGGGTGAAATTCGAGATGGGAGACCATTGGATTATGGGAACCCAATTTTGGaagaaattttttattttgacCCAAGGGGCTCGGGGTTGACTTTTTACCAGCTATTTTTATATCAATATGAGTATCCTTAGCTTCGTTTAATCACATTGAACTCGATTTTGAATAGATTGGGAGCGTTTGGGACTGTCAAGAAAGGGAAGGTGATTCTTTGAGTTCGTAATGCTTCAAATCAAGGTAAGTTAAGACATGACTCCTAATGAGGGAATATTTTTACTAATTAAGTAACTTGGAAGGGGTTAAGGGTAAGGAGGTACCGTATATGTGAGGTGATGAGCACCTATGGGGGTACCTGGTGCCATGTTGGTGTACTTAGGAGATTACGTGGAATCTTGTGTGATTAGCTAACAATATTTGTGATTTATGAGCATGCTTTGATTAAACTAAGGCGATTCTTATAGTATCGGCTTGCATCCTTAAACATCACTCTGAATATATCATATACTTAGTGATAATTGTGTTACATAGATTTGTTTCTTCTCACTGCGATATGCCTTATGTGAGCATAAGAAATTCATGTCTATATATGAACATCCATGCTTATTATTTCGTGATGATTCATATGGTTATGGAAAGATAGGATTTTGTTTCGAGCGGAGTGATTATTTTAGCTTGGCGGGCCGGTTGAAATGATTAGTAGCAGGATGGGACCTCGTTCCGTGCTGACATATGGACAACGTGGTTGTCCCTCATAGGTCACGCTCTCTGACACCTCTATTAGAGTTAGTTTTATGCCGGGTTTTGAGTAGttatggccattgcattgcattgtattacaTCCTTATATTATCTTGTTGAATCTGCTTGAGCATCGTACTACAATGTTGAGGCAATTGCGCTTATTTCCtcttatgtgaacctatttttttttccagttgaGTTAATCCACTCTTACTTGTTGGTTATTTATCTGTTGAGACTTATAACTGTTAAAGTGTAGACACAAGTATTTCAAAGGCCAGGCCTCGCCACTACTTCGCTGGAGTCAATCGGTGATACTTGTTGAGTACACGTCGATTCCCGTACTTATGCTATACTTGTTGCTTCTTTTGTGTAGATTTAGATTCGTGCACTAGTGAAGCACGTGGACCTGTCTGATTCAGTTGCTTTCTCGGTGATCTCAGGGTGAGCTGCTTGGCTGATCCGCAACTCCGGAATCCATCTATGACTACTTTATTCTGTCTTTTTTATTCCTTAGACAGTTATATTTAGATcactttcagacttgtattcaGTATTATAGTCACTCTTGCATTTGTGACACCATGTATTAGGTTTTATTTGTTATCTCCAAGCATTATGGTTATTAAACCACCGTTTATGACCTATTATCGTTTCTCACATTTACTTTTCCAGTTTAATTAATTGAAATGGAttaaaaaaggaattgattctccTATCAGGTTGGGGTTTAGGTGCCATTGCGGCATAGCAGATTTTGGATCGTGACACAGGCTTTAGTATATTTTTTATAAGCGAGTAAGAATTTGAAATATTCTTGTGAACAATATTAACTCTGTTAATTAATAACTGAGATAAATAAATTGATTGATGTAAGTGGATGACTTAACAAGATTGGTAGTCGACCCAAAACTCTAGAATTTGTCTCTCGCTGAATTCAATCTAAGCTTGCCTACTCGTTTCTTCAGATTGTTTACTTTACTGTTTTCCATGAGTTTTGGTTAAGCATAATCAACAATTTTGGAAAATCGCTTGAATAAATAATCAACATTAACTTAATTTAGTTAATAAGTAGTTGATAACAAGTCTATGTAGAACGATGTTTGAGTGGAATTCATATTCCCAGTCTTGCAATGGATGCCCTCGTTCTCCCCACAAGCAAAATAGTAAGGCCGCATTTTATTCAGCACAAACTCAAATCCTTCCCCTGCACCCTCGGTTGGATCTGCTATCCTTTTAGCCCCTGTGAAGTTGCATCTGATCAAGCTCCCGTAGTTTTTTAATAGGTAAACACTGTGCGAAAATCCGGTACCATTTGCATTTGGTGGATCATActtgaacactatcacaaacaaaAGGGAATTCATAATTTATAGAATGATACTTATGCACCCACTATTTACTTTCTGTTAAGGACTATTTTTTTTTCCGGCTTTCTGTTAAGGACCAGAACTTagtataaatatacacatataaatAACCGAAACCTAAGGaattttttgaatattatttgCCACTTTACTAGAGGTTCCCTTGTGAGGAATTCAACAATACATATACATTAAAAAAATTGactatatacacaatatatttTTTTAACGTAAGAGATTTAGTTGAACCCTTCGGCCAACGTCCATATCCTTGTTGAGTtttgtaaaagaaaataataacaaGAACATGCACTAAAAGCAAAAACTTAAAAGAGAGAGATATAGACATACCTAAGGTGTCATTAACAAAGAAAGGAGCACACTTTCGAGCCCAATCCATCCTGTAGTTAAAGCCATAATGCCAATCTTCCGAACCTCCAACAACAAATTTATTAGAGGTGTGAGTAACATTTGGTGGATGCTCAGTAGTATAAGGGCACTTGGTTTTGCTCCAGGATCTAGGACCCCAATTGAAGTCAGCTAGTCCAATAGGAAACAAGGATGAGAGTACTGCAAGTAAGAGAAATATTTGTGCATTAGCAAAAGCCATTTTACAAGAATCAGCTCTCTGAAAATCACAAGTTTGCTAATGAAAAAGAAAAGTTGAATTTCTGGGAATGATAAGTGAACCCATGGATATGGAGTTATGGACTATATATAGAAAAACATACTCCTTTCATCTCATTTTATCTGTcgtggttactaaaaatagttgtctcaaattatttgtcgttttagaagttTAAGGCCAATTAATTATTTTTCCCCCTTTTTACCTTTAGTAGAATTATTCATTAATTGAGATGACACATAAAAAAAGTAAATATTTAATGAAGAGAGATT is drawn from Lycium barbarum isolate Lr01 chromosome 8, ASM1917538v2, whole genome shotgun sequence and contains these coding sequences:
- the LOC132605221 gene encoding uncharacterized protein LOC132605221 isoform X1, whose product is MAFANAQIFLLLAVLSSLFPIGLADFNWGPRSWSKTKCPYTTEHPPNVTHTSNKFVVGGSEDWHYGFNYRMDWARKCAPFFVNDTLVFKYDPPNANGTGFSHSVYLLKNYGSLIRCNFTGAKRIADPTEGAGEGFEFVLNKMRPYYFACGENEGIHCKTGNMNSTQTSFYIDLLSTTY
- the LOC132605221 gene encoding uncharacterized protein LOC132605221 isoform X2, encoding MAFANAQIFLLLAVLSSLFPIGLADFNWGPRSWSKTKCPYTTEHPPNVTHTSNKFVVGGSEDWHYGFNYRMDWARKCAPFFVNDTLGAKRIADPTEGAGEGFEFVLNKMRPYYFACGENEGIHCKTGNMNSTQTSFYIDLLSTTY